The following proteins come from a genomic window of Pyxidicoccus sp. MSG2:
- a CDS encoding deoxyribodipyrimidine photo-lyase, giving the protein MPTGFSWSELGVDSARVVVVKDVPFPTDSRDFVLYWCMVNHRAEENHALDVAIALGNHLGLPVVVYQALRPDHPYAADRLHAWALEGMVDMATGCASRGLPYWLELPRHKREHRPRMAELGGRAAAVVSDLFPTFIIPGHLRGAAKALDVPLFAVDASCVVPMQRIATVQAGAYTLRPKLQKLWPEYLGRTLPARAVKAVAAGRKLEPGFDTADAREARKALAAFDIDHTVAPISERGGRKAGLASLNAFLQRMDGYDTERNDPGRAHQSGLSPFFHWGNLFAGEAARAVIRSRGTDHPAVRAFLEELLVRRELGFNFCFHTPGPRQLSLESLPAWARETLASHQKDAREHLYTLEQLETASTGDGLWNAAQRELLERGRIHNYLRMLWGKKLLEWSATPDEGLQRIALLNDKYAVDGRDPASVANFMWVLGLHDRPFQERKVLGKVRPMSSQRTAEKYDLAPYLARWGRPGDPPVKLKRSRRVTGR; this is encoded by the coding sequence ATGCCCACCGGGTTTTCGTGGTCCGAGCTTGGCGTGGACTCCGCGCGCGTCGTGGTCGTGAAGGACGTGCCCTTCCCCACCGACTCGCGGGACTTCGTCCTCTACTGGTGCATGGTGAACCACCGGGCGGAGGAGAACCACGCGCTCGACGTGGCCATCGCCCTGGGCAACCACCTGGGCCTGCCCGTGGTCGTGTATCAGGCCCTCCGCCCGGACCATCCCTACGCCGCGGACCGGCTCCACGCCTGGGCGCTCGAAGGCATGGTCGACATGGCGACGGGCTGTGCCTCGCGCGGCCTGCCGTACTGGCTGGAGCTGCCGCGCCACAAGCGGGAGCACCGTCCCCGGATGGCGGAGCTGGGCGGCCGTGCCGCCGCCGTCGTGTCGGACCTGTTCCCCACGTTCATCATCCCCGGCCACCTGCGCGGCGCGGCGAAGGCACTGGACGTGCCGCTGTTCGCGGTGGACGCGTCGTGCGTGGTGCCCATGCAGCGCATCGCCACGGTGCAGGCCGGCGCGTACACCCTGCGGCCCAAGCTGCAGAAGCTGTGGCCGGAGTACCTGGGCCGCACCCTGCCCGCCCGCGCCGTCAAGGCCGTGGCCGCGGGGCGCAAGCTGGAGCCGGGCTTCGACACCGCGGACGCGCGCGAGGCCCGCAAGGCGCTGGCCGCCTTCGACATCGACCACACGGTGGCCCCCATCTCCGAGCGCGGCGGGCGCAAGGCGGGGCTCGCGTCGCTCAACGCCTTCCTCCAGCGCATGGATGGCTACGACACCGAGCGCAACGACCCGGGCCGCGCGCACCAGTCCGGCCTGTCCCCCTTCTTCCACTGGGGCAATCTCTTCGCGGGCGAAGCGGCGCGCGCCGTCATCCGCTCGCGCGGCACGGACCACCCCGCCGTTCGCGCCTTCCTGGAAGAGCTGCTGGTGCGGCGCGAGCTCGGCTTCAACTTCTGCTTCCACACGCCCGGCCCCCGGCAGCTCTCCCTGGAGTCATTGCCCGCGTGGGCGCGCGAGACGCTGGCCTCGCACCAGAAAGACGCGCGCGAACACCTCTACACGCTGGAGCAGCTGGAGACGGCCAGCACCGGGGACGGCCTGTGGAACGCGGCCCAGCGGGAGCTGCTGGAGCGCGGCCGCATCCACAACTACCTGCGCATGCTCTGGGGGAAGAAGCTGCTGGAGTGGAGCGCCACCCCCGACGAGGGCCTCCAGCGCATCGCCCTGCTCAACGACAAGTACGCGGTGGACGGGAGGGACCCCGCCAGCGTGGCCAACTTCATGTGGGTGCTGGGGCTGCACGACAGGCCCTTCCAGGAGCGGAAGGTGCTGGGGAAGGTGCGGCCCATGAGCTCGCAGCGCACCGCGGAGAAGTACGATCTGGCGCCGTACCTGGCCCGCTGGGGACGCCCCGGGGACCCGCCGGTGAAGCTCAAGCGCTCCCGGCGCGTGACCGGCCGGTGA
- a CDS encoding tRNA1(Val) (adenine(37)-N6)-methyltransferase, whose amino-acid sequence MRLELQPGPGETLDSICGGEVQVLQRRLGYRFTLDPLLLAHFAVYEAGALRGRLMDLGTGCGIIPLVLARRLGRKDIIALELQPRLFSLAERNVYLNRCEREVSLVQGDLRLVEAQFPPCGFAHVLCNPPYRARASGRTSLSIEKAIARHELACELTDVARAAEHLLMSRGALCMVYPASRFSDLVDVLRAHRLEPRTVRWVHPRGDRPAKLVLLHAVKGGRADLTVLPPLVVHAEDEHAFTEEVRAMIV is encoded by the coding sequence GTGCGGCTCGAGCTCCAACCGGGGCCCGGGGAGACCCTCGATTCGATTTGCGGCGGTGAGGTGCAGGTGCTCCAGCGCCGCCTGGGCTACCGCTTCACGTTGGACCCGCTGCTGCTGGCGCACTTCGCGGTGTACGAGGCCGGAGCGCTGCGGGGCCGGCTGATGGACCTGGGGACGGGCTGCGGAATCATCCCGCTGGTGCTCGCGCGGAGGCTGGGCCGCAAGGACATCATCGCGCTGGAGTTGCAGCCGCGGCTGTTCTCCCTCGCCGAGCGCAACGTGTACCTCAACCGCTGCGAGCGCGAGGTGTCGTTGGTTCAGGGGGATTTGCGCCTCGTGGAGGCCCAGTTCCCCCCGTGCGGCTTCGCGCACGTGCTCTGCAATCCGCCGTACCGCGCCCGCGCGTCGGGGCGCACGAGCCTGTCGATTGAGAAGGCCATTGCCCGGCACGAGCTGGCGTGTGAATTGACAGACGTGGCGCGCGCGGCGGAGCACCTGCTGATGTCGAGGGGCGCGCTGTGCATGGTGTATCCGGCCTCGCGCTTCAGCGATCTGGTGGACGTGCTGCGAGCGCACCGGCTGGAGCCGCGCACCGTGCGCTGGGTGCATCCGCGCGGAGACAGGCCCGCGAAGCTGGTGCTCCTCCATGCGGTGAAGGGGGGGAGGGCGGACCTGACGGTGCTTCCGCCCCTCGTGGTGCACGCGGAGGACGAGCACGCCTTCACGGAAGAAGTGCGGGCGATGATCGTCTGA
- a CDS encoding glycoside hydrolase family 19 protein: MDSFTPAVAAKAPVDLNPSPVSSTVAQAQTVDAAKTVDAAKEAQATQEAEAAQDAEAADDVEAAQAAEAADVAQAAQDAQATQDAQATQDATDTQAADAAQQAQTPTVTEADIEAAKQELPDVELTRNPAGTDPSAEVTAQNQQVQTALQELGMVAPAHVTGFYGSITEGAIKSFQYEQGMTVTGNYDAATRDAMAAEIAERRAAEAQGITAPAVDLPDTYTAVTDQQLADIMPNATDEQRAQYLDPLNEAMEEFNISTPERQAAFLSQIAAETADLQYMSEISPNPEHGDYYGRGMLQLTHESNYTEAGNALGTDLTANPDQVATDADLAARTGAWYFNDRGLNQQADQGRIGAVTLGVNGGYNGVDRRLEAYDTALDVLRQQAE; the protein is encoded by the coding sequence GTGGATAGCTTCACGCCCGCTGTCGCCGCGAAGGCTCCGGTGGACCTCAATCCGTCTCCCGTGAGCAGCACGGTGGCCCAGGCGCAGACGGTCGACGCGGCCAAGACAGTGGATGCCGCGAAGGAAGCCCAGGCCACGCAGGAGGCCGAGGCCGCGCAGGACGCCGAGGCCGCGGACGATGTGGAAGCCGCGCAGGCGGCCGAGGCCGCGGACGTGGCTCAGGCCGCGCAGGACGCACAGGCCACGCAGGATGCACAGGCCACGCAGGACGCCACGGACACGCAGGCAGCCGACGCCGCCCAGCAGGCCCAGACGCCGACGGTGACGGAGGCGGACATCGAGGCCGCGAAGCAGGAACTGCCCGACGTCGAGCTGACGCGCAACCCCGCGGGGACGGACCCGTCGGCCGAGGTGACGGCCCAGAACCAGCAGGTGCAGACCGCGCTCCAGGAGCTGGGCATGGTGGCTCCCGCGCACGTCACCGGCTTCTACGGCTCCATCACCGAGGGGGCCATCAAGTCCTTCCAGTACGAGCAGGGGATGACGGTCACCGGCAACTACGACGCGGCGACCCGCGATGCCATGGCCGCGGAGATCGCGGAGCGGCGCGCCGCCGAGGCGCAGGGCATCACCGCGCCCGCCGTCGACCTGCCGGACACGTACACCGCCGTGACGGACCAGCAGCTCGCCGACATCATGCCCAATGCCACGGACGAGCAGCGGGCGCAGTACCTGGACCCGCTCAACGAGGCGATGGAGGAGTTCAACATCTCCACACCCGAGCGCCAGGCGGCCTTCCTGTCCCAGATCGCCGCGGAGACGGCGGACCTGCAGTACATGTCCGAGATTTCTCCCAACCCGGAGCACGGGGACTACTACGGCCGCGGGATGCTGCAGCTCACCCACGAGAGCAACTACACCGAGGCGGGCAACGCGCTGGGGACGGACCTCACTGCCAACCCCGATCAGGTCGCCACCGACGCGGACCTCGCCGCGCGCACCGGCGCCTGGTACTTCAACGACCGGGGCCTCAACCAGCAGGCGGACCAGGGCCGCATCGGCGCCGTCACCCTGGGCGTCAACGGCGGCTACAACGGCGTCGACCGGCGCCTGGAGGCCTACGACACGGCGCTGGATGTGCTGCGCCAGCAGGCCGAATAG
- a CDS encoding CheR family methyltransferase — protein MLTASNKVLQQLAALLLERAGLKITPDGFHSLRLALSTRMPVVGVEEPEKYLAQLSGPGGEEELRSFLPLVTVGHTEFFRDAKQFRALEKSVLPELVTRARREMRKVSVWSAGCATGEEPYSVAMVLAELGALSLEVDLLATDLNLAAVEAARQGRFTSRRCISIGPERLKRFFRPVDEGYEALSTLRDYIRFDGQNLAVPVFDKVGLSSLDLILCRNVIIYFDLPTIRGLMDRFLSALRPGGLLFLGYSESLFKVYDRFEMIEVDGAFVYRRPLADKAIRPPPLRITPYPGEPEVAERKQTPESFAADLRKRIQVESASGALTRGTPPSPQGPAAPAAPRAVKGHVHLPAPVTPATPPPVGPRAGGSGDLARPRITQELPAVSAPEVARPRITQEIPTVTPTRSATGEVPAWPKLLPPAERLAMAVRKMAQGDFPAAIAGVERLLVDEPSDLDAILTLGNLYSLTGRIPEARDTVAQAIQREPLCVEARVFGGVAALQAGKLDEARSELSKALFLEPTLAIGHYLLAQVYERSQEPESARRSYRNAIAQLRFPQRPLAGHYPEMPDSADAISRAARYALAALEEQPLR, from the coding sequence GTGCTGACCGCGAGCAACAAGGTGCTCCAGCAGCTCGCCGCGCTCCTCCTGGAGCGTGCGGGCCTCAAGATTACGCCGGATGGCTTCCACAGCCTCCGCCTGGCGCTGTCCACGCGCATGCCCGTGGTGGGCGTGGAGGAGCCGGAGAAGTACCTCGCTCAGCTGTCGGGCCCGGGCGGCGAGGAGGAGCTGCGCTCGTTCCTCCCCCTGGTGACAGTGGGGCACACGGAGTTCTTCCGCGACGCGAAGCAGTTCCGCGCCCTGGAGAAGAGCGTGCTGCCGGAGCTGGTGACGCGTGCGCGGCGGGAGATGCGCAAGGTGTCCGTCTGGTCCGCCGGCTGCGCGACGGGAGAGGAGCCCTACAGCGTGGCCATGGTGCTGGCCGAGCTGGGCGCGCTCTCCCTGGAGGTGGACCTGCTGGCCACCGACCTGAACCTGGCCGCGGTGGAGGCCGCGCGGCAGGGGCGCTTCACCTCGCGCCGCTGCATCAGCATCGGGCCGGAGCGGCTCAAGCGCTTCTTCCGTCCCGTGGACGAGGGCTACGAGGCGCTGTCCACCCTGCGCGACTACATCCGCTTCGACGGGCAGAACCTGGCGGTCCCCGTGTTCGACAAGGTGGGGCTGTCCTCGCTGGACCTCATCCTCTGCCGCAACGTCATCATCTACTTCGACCTGCCCACCATCCGCGGGTTGATGGACCGCTTCCTCAGCGCGCTGCGGCCGGGTGGGCTGCTGTTCCTGGGCTACTCGGAGAGCCTCTTCAAGGTCTATGACCGCTTCGAGATGATCGAAGTGGACGGCGCCTTCGTGTACCGGCGCCCGCTGGCCGACAAGGCCATCCGCCCGCCGCCGCTGCGCATCACCCCGTACCCCGGCGAGCCGGAAGTGGCCGAGCGCAAGCAGACGCCCGAGTCCTTCGCGGCGGACCTGCGCAAGCGCATCCAGGTGGAGTCCGCGTCCGGAGCCCTGACGCGGGGCACGCCGCCATCCCCGCAGGGGCCGGCAGCGCCTGCCGCTCCCAGGGCGGTGAAGGGGCACGTGCACCTTCCGGCCCCCGTGACTCCTGCCACGCCGCCGCCCGTGGGGCCGCGCGCCGGAGGCTCCGGAGACCTGGCGCGCCCGCGCATCACCCAGGAGCTTCCGGCGGTGTCCGCTCCGGAGGTCGCGCGCCCGCGCATCACCCAGGAGATTCCCACGGTGACGCCCACGCGCAGCGCCACCGGCGAGGTGCCGGCATGGCCCAAGCTGCTGCCGCCCGCGGAGCGCCTGGCCATGGCCGTGCGGAAGATGGCGCAGGGGGACTTCCCCGCCGCCATCGCCGGCGTCGAGCGCCTGCTGGTGGACGAGCCGAGCGACCTGGATGCCATCCTCACGCTGGGCAACCTCTACTCGCTGACGGGCCGCATCCCCGAGGCGCGCGACACCGTCGCGCAGGCGATTCAGCGCGAGCCGCTGTGCGTGGAGGCGCGCGTGTTCGGCGGGGTGGCGGCGCTGCAGGCCGGGAAGCTGGACGAGGCGCGCTCGGAGTTGAGCAAGGCGCTGTTCCTGGAGCCCACGCTGGCCATCGGCCACTACCTGCTGGCGCAGGTGTACGAGCGCTCCCAGGAGCCGGAGTCGGCACGGCGCAGCTATCGCAACGCCATTGCCCAGCTGCGCTTCCCGCAGCGGCCCCTGGCCGGGCACTACCCGGAGATGCCGGACTCGGCGGACGCCATCTCCCGCGCGGCGCGCTATGCGCTCGCCGCGCTGGAGGAGCAGCCCCTGCGCTGA
- a CDS encoding hybrid sensor histidine kinase/response regulator: protein MDTEALKKSLLKKFQEVTADRLQKIQLGVLDLEKETADQAAEDVARELHTMKGEARMLGLPVIGQLAHAAEDVLRAEREGRTATEIATDVLLRACDVLSDLNEDLAGANTGTPASEEMVKALAEVSGQEPPSIGPKPKPAAPPPAPAAPVAAPVAPKLVAPAPAPVAAPPAPVQRAPEAPAAAAPAAPEEQQGAAKSAAVADRTIRVNVEVLDSLGLLAGDLLVESARGRLRSSETEALFERFSRLGDRFLRLAEQVDIPTPVRALLDRVESDLHMLRDDAFRFVRRNDDGINTLHGNLAKMADHVAEARLVPLSTVFDAFPRAVREMSRTQGKEVDLVIENADIGVDRSMLGDVRDALVHLLRNSVDHGVESPDTRQSLGKPLTGRVRIKVRVDGDMLHIEVEDDGRGIDPERLRQAAVNKRLITQVQANALSEREAIELIFRPGFSTRDQVSELSGRGVGMDVVKRKVETLGGSVGVNSRIGRGTTITLRLPQSLALMKVLLVRLGDDVYGMPAADVEAVMRVKPEDRLEIFGTLAVRHRGKPTALVALGPLLGLNGGNRFDKPPAVVVRHGEDHAALVVDGFVDEREVAVKPCGGEFLKGAPFIAGTAALEDGRIAVLLHVPDIMAEVRRMARPVTQAPAARRLRVLLVDDSPIARATEGALVKALGHLLEEAQDGEEAYAKVQNNQYDLILTDVQMPKMDGFTLSRRLKSTPAVARIPVIILSSLASPEDKRRGLDAGADAYLVKGELGVEILAQAIDRLT, encoded by the coding sequence ATGGACACCGAGGCTCTCAAGAAGTCCCTCCTGAAGAAGTTCCAGGAGGTCACCGCAGACCGCCTCCAGAAGATTCAGCTGGGGGTATTGGACCTGGAGAAGGAAACCGCGGACCAGGCCGCGGAAGACGTCGCGCGCGAGCTGCACACGATGAAGGGGGAGGCCCGCATGCTGGGCCTGCCCGTCATCGGCCAGCTGGCGCACGCCGCCGAGGACGTCCTGCGCGCCGAGCGCGAGGGCAGGACGGCCACCGAGATCGCCACCGACGTCCTGCTCAGGGCGTGTGACGTTCTCTCCGATTTGAACGAGGACCTGGCGGGCGCCAACACCGGCACCCCCGCCAGCGAGGAGATGGTCAAGGCGCTCGCGGAGGTCTCCGGCCAGGAGCCACCCTCCATCGGGCCCAAGCCGAAGCCCGCCGCTCCGCCGCCCGCGCCCGCCGCGCCGGTGGCGGCGCCGGTGGCCCCGAAGCTCGTGGCGCCGGCTCCGGCGCCGGTGGCGGCTCCGCCCGCGCCGGTGCAGCGCGCTCCCGAGGCTCCCGCCGCGGCGGCTCCGGCCGCTCCCGAGGAGCAGCAGGGCGCGGCGAAGTCCGCCGCGGTGGCGGACCGGACCATCCGCGTCAACGTGGAGGTGCTGGACTCGCTGGGGCTGCTCGCGGGCGACCTGCTCGTGGAAAGCGCCCGGGGACGGCTGCGCAGCTCGGAGACGGAGGCGCTGTTCGAGCGCTTCAGCCGCCTGGGCGACCGCTTCCTGCGGCTCGCGGAGCAGGTGGACATCCCCACCCCGGTGCGCGCGCTGCTGGACCGCGTGGAGAGCGACCTCCACATGCTGCGCGACGATGCGTTCCGCTTCGTGCGGCGCAACGACGACGGCATCAACACGCTGCACGGCAACCTCGCGAAGATGGCGGACCACGTGGCCGAGGCCCGGCTGGTGCCGCTGTCCACCGTGTTCGACGCCTTCCCCCGCGCGGTGCGGGAGATGTCGCGCACGCAGGGCAAGGAGGTGGACCTGGTCATCGAGAACGCCGACATCGGCGTGGACCGGTCCATGCTGGGTGACGTGCGCGACGCGCTGGTGCACCTGTTGCGCAACTCGGTGGACCACGGCGTGGAGTCTCCGGACACGCGCCAGAGCCTGGGCAAGCCGCTCACGGGCCGTGTCCGCATCAAGGTGCGCGTGGACGGCGACATGCTCCACATCGAGGTGGAGGACGACGGGCGCGGCATCGACCCGGAGCGCCTGCGCCAGGCCGCCGTCAACAAGCGCCTCATCACCCAGGTACAGGCCAACGCGCTGTCCGAGCGCGAGGCCATCGAGCTCATCTTCCGCCCCGGCTTCTCCACCCGCGACCAGGTCAGCGAGCTGTCCGGCCGTGGCGTGGGCATGGACGTGGTGAAGCGGAAGGTGGAGACGCTGGGCGGCTCGGTGGGCGTCAACAGCCGCATCGGCCGTGGCACCACGATTACGCTCCGGCTGCCCCAGTCGCTCGCCCTCATGAAGGTGCTGCTGGTGCGCCTGGGCGACGACGTCTACGGCATGCCCGCCGCGGACGTGGAAGCGGTGATGCGCGTCAAGCCGGAGGACCGGCTGGAAATCTTCGGCACCCTCGCCGTGCGGCACCGGGGCAAGCCCACCGCGCTGGTGGCGCTGGGGCCGCTGCTCGGCCTCAACGGTGGCAACCGCTTCGACAAGCCGCCCGCGGTGGTGGTGCGTCACGGCGAGGACCACGCGGCGCTCGTCGTCGACGGCTTCGTGGACGAGCGCGAGGTCGCCGTGAAGCCCTGCGGCGGCGAGTTCCTCAAGGGCGCGCCCTTCATCGCCGGCACCGCGGCGCTGGAGGACGGCCGCATCGCCGTGCTGCTGCACGTGCCGGACATCATGGCCGAGGTGCGCCGCATGGCGCGTCCCGTCACCCAGGCTCCGGCGGCCAGGCGCCTGCGGGTGCTGCTGGTGGACGACTCGCCGATTGCTCGCGCCACGGAAGGAGCGCTGGTCAAGGCGCTGGGGCACCTGCTGGAGGAGGCCCAGGACGGCGAGGAGGCGTACGCGAAGGTGCAGAACAACCAGTACGACCTCATCCTCACCGACGTGCAGATGCCCAAGATGGACGGCTTCACGCTGTCGCGGCGGCTCAAGTCGACGCCCGCGGTGGCCCGCATCCCCGTCATCATCCTGTCGTCGCTGGCCTCTCCGGAGGACAAGCGACGCGGCCTCGACGCGGGGGCGGACGCCTACCTCGTCAAGGGGGAACTCGGCGTGGAGATCCTCGCGCAAGCCATCGACCGGCTGACCTGA
- a CDS encoding chemotaxis protein CheB, giving the protein MAFRVLMVGKGLRALAARGLFDGESLVPVGPAEVDFAGALVAVQRHFPDVLLVDLSAREALEAVEHVMVERPVPILALHPGALSGQDAFQAVALGALDVVERPASPGADFWGHVSRKLVMLAQVKAVRQVSTRPLPRTDAPAPPFPLVAIAASLGGPKAVAQVLRMIPRGFPAPLAYCQHISEGFTEGLAHWLAMETALRVQEAETGVVMEPGTVYIAPSGSHLLVRPEGRLELDSGPALRGFRPSCDMLLTSAGEAFGSRCIGVILTGMGRDGARGLKEIRERGGRTIAQDEATSTVWGMPREAVLMGAAQEVLPLDRIGPMLLQWVDAC; this is encoded by the coding sequence ATGGCGTTCCGGGTGCTCATGGTGGGCAAGGGGCTGCGTGCGCTCGCCGCGCGCGGCCTCTTCGACGGCGAGTCGCTCGTCCCGGTGGGCCCGGCGGAGGTGGACTTCGCCGGCGCGCTGGTCGCCGTGCAGCGCCACTTCCCGGACGTGCTGCTGGTGGACCTCAGCGCCCGCGAGGCGCTGGAGGCGGTTGAGCACGTCATGGTGGAGCGGCCGGTGCCCATCCTCGCGCTGCACCCGGGCGCGCTCTCCGGCCAGGACGCCTTCCAGGCCGTGGCCCTGGGCGCGCTGGACGTGGTGGAGCGTCCGGCCTCGCCGGGGGCGGACTTCTGGGGCCATGTCTCGCGCAAGCTGGTGATGCTGGCGCAGGTGAAGGCGGTGCGGCAGGTGAGCACCCGACCCCTGCCGCGCACGGACGCGCCCGCGCCGCCCTTCCCGCTGGTGGCCATCGCCGCGTCGCTGGGCGGCCCCAAGGCGGTGGCACAGGTGCTGCGGATGATTCCGCGGGGCTTTCCGGCGCCCCTTGCGTATTGCCAGCACATCAGCGAGGGCTTCACCGAGGGCCTGGCGCACTGGCTGGCCATGGAGACGGCGCTGAGGGTGCAGGAGGCGGAAACCGGAGTGGTGATGGAGCCCGGCACGGTGTACATCGCTCCGTCTGGCAGTCACCTGTTGGTCCGACCGGAGGGCAGGCTGGAGCTGGACTCCGGGCCCGCGCTCCGCGGTTTCAGACCTTCGTGTGACATGCTGCTCACTTCCGCGGGCGAGGCCTTCGGCTCGCGCTGCATCGGGGTCATCCTGACGGGCATGGGGCGCGACGGCGCGCGAGGGTTGAAGGAGATTCGGGAACGTGGTGGGAGGACCATCGCGCAGGATGAGGCAACGTCCACCGTCTGGGGCATGCCCCGCGAGGCCGTGCTGATGGGCGCCGCGCAGGAGGTGCTGCCGCTGGACCGGATTGGACCGATGCTGCTTCAGTGGGTGGACGCGTGCTGA
- a CDS encoding polyhydroxyalkanoic acid system family protein, translating to MGMMKFDIPHSLPKEEVKQRVEQLLKYWSSKYGVKADWAGDGAKIAGKVMGIQMDASFKITDSLVEGEGTDPGMLLRGKAKSYLQDKFASVLDPKKTLDQVKTNLT from the coding sequence ATGGGCATGATGAAGTTCGATATCCCCCACTCCCTCCCGAAGGAGGAGGTGAAGCAGCGCGTCGAGCAGTTGCTGAAGTACTGGAGCAGCAAGTACGGAGTGAAGGCGGACTGGGCGGGCGACGGCGCGAAGATCGCCGGCAAGGTGATGGGCATCCAGATGGATGCGTCCTTCAAAATCACCGACAGCCTGGTCGAGGGTGAGGGCACCGACCCCGGCATGCTCCTGCGCGGCAAGGCCAAGTCCTACCTGCAGGACAAGTTCGCCTCCGTGCTGGATCCGAAGAAGACGCTGGACCAGGTGAAGACGAACCTGACCTAG
- a CDS encoding DUF1015 family protein — MARVHPFTALMASLEQRLEPSDYVPRSNAAPQPSHVRSLLGAANPTAELRRLRESGALLRDARPALYLVEIHSPAGKLGGPPVRFLLCALNADAGLPLEHDPYRPRAWEAEPAVTLTADDHGVLRGLLAEASERAITVWQGQFDGHPMSLRRIEPSPVSKRLQAVLDEAPMRPLAALNEGGPALAAVVPLSDPGLELQPIHRALKGVDTFKEETFLTLVTAYARVYELDEPLDTPRGLSAARERLATLISGHHAVLLVLPGGRGRILRFRQGLDLAHLKGAPRNPTLRSLDLALLNALVLRTVLGIKDPEASGHPQVFPVQGLESLVRGVEEGTFQAGFALNPPPVWEVRAVMEAQATLPPRTLRVEPLPPAGLLFLDREA, encoded by the coding sequence ATGGCGCGCGTTCATCCCTTCACGGCCCTCATGGCCTCGCTGGAGCAGCGGCTGGAGCCCAGCGACTACGTGCCGCGAAGCAACGCGGCGCCCCAGCCTTCCCATGTGCGCTCCCTGCTGGGGGCGGCGAACCCCACGGCGGAGCTGCGCCGCCTGCGCGAGTCGGGCGCCCTGCTTCGCGATGCGCGGCCGGCGCTGTACCTGGTGGAAATCCACAGCCCCGCGGGCAAGCTGGGGGGCCCACCGGTGCGCTTCCTGCTGTGCGCGCTGAACGCGGACGCGGGCCTCCCGCTGGAGCACGACCCGTACCGGCCTCGCGCCTGGGAGGCCGAGCCCGCCGTCACCCTCACCGCGGACGACCATGGCGTCCTGCGGGGGCTGCTGGCGGAGGCCTCGGAGCGCGCGATTACGGTGTGGCAGGGCCAGTTCGACGGCCACCCGATGTCGCTGCGGCGCATCGAGCCCTCGCCGGTGTCCAAGCGCCTGCAGGCGGTGCTGGACGAGGCTCCCATGCGACCGCTGGCGGCGCTGAACGAGGGTGGCCCCGCGCTGGCGGCGGTGGTGCCCCTGTCGGACCCCGGCCTGGAGCTCCAGCCCATCCACCGTGCCCTGAAGGGCGTGGACACTTTCAAGGAGGAGACCTTCCTCACGCTGGTGACGGCGTATGCGCGCGTCTACGAGCTGGATGAGCCGCTCGACACGCCGCGAGGACTGTCCGCCGCTCGCGAGCGGCTGGCAACGCTCATCAGTGGACACCACGCGGTGCTGCTGGTGCTGCCCGGAGGGCGGGGGCGCATCCTCCGGTTCCGTCAGGGCCTGGACCTGGCGCACCTGAAGGGAGCGCCCCGGAATCCGACGTTGCGCAGCCTGGACCTGGCGCTGCTCAACGCGCTGGTGCTGCGGACGGTGCTGGGCATCAAGGACCCGGAGGCGTCGGGGCATCCCCAGGTGTTTCCGGTGCAGGGGCTGGAGTCACTGGTGCGCGGCGTGGAGGAGGGCACCTTCCAGGCGGGCTTCGCCCTCAACCCTCCGCCAGTATGGGAGGTGCGAGCCGTGATGGAAGCACAGGCAACACTGCCGCCGAGGACACTCCGGGTGGAACCGCTTCCACCCGCGGGCCTTCTGTTCCTGGATCGCGAAGCCTAG